The proteins below come from a single Tigriopus californicus strain San Diego chromosome 3, Tcal_SD_v2.1, whole genome shotgun sequence genomic window:
- the LOC131878173 gene encoding uncharacterized protein K02A2.6-like: protein MNNDIEQAISSCAQCQEFRPSQSPEPLCQSTATRPFESVSVDLFHSAGAHYLIMVDRFTGWPCVSRLSRLDTRTIKDILEDWFADYGIPQHLRSDGGPQFRNDFAEFCRRTHIHHELSSAYHPASNGHAESAVKAMKTLLQKQWPQLAKFSASSFGLAQRPPD from the coding sequence ATGAACAATGACATTGAACAGGCGATCAGTTCATGTGCTCAATGTCAGGAGTTTCGCCCGAGCCAATCGCCCGAACCTCTTTGCCAATCCACCGCCACCCGCCCATTTGAGTCCGTCTCCGTGGATTTGTTTCACAGCGCTGGGGCTCATTACTTGATCATGGTGGACCGATTTACGGGTTGGCCGTGCGTGTCTCGCCTTTCTCGATTGGACACGCGGACCATCAAAGACATTCTGGAGGACTGGTTCGCGGATTATGGGATTCCCCAGCATTTGCGCTCCGATGGTGGACCTCAATTTCGCAATGATTTTGCCGAATTTTGCCGCCGCACCCATATCCATCATGAACTCTCCTCGGCCTACCACCCCGCTTCCAATGGTCACGCCGAATCTGCAGTTAAAGCCATGAAGACCTTACTCCAAAAGCAGTGGCCACAATTGGCGAAATTTTCGGCCAGCTCTTTTGGCTTGGCGCAACGTCCCCCGGACTGA